The following proteins are encoded in a genomic region of Clostridium kluyveri:
- a CDS encoding AEC family transporter produces MVVLNALESVFSIVLMISTGFFLCHKGWFNENTSKLFSKIVCNLAIPCLMISQFNESFDRHKLITLGRGLFVPFTSMAICYLIAVVVSKIIKVKRGRIGAFRSMFFVSNSIFIGLPVNISLFGTQSVPDVLLYYIANTAFFWTIGSYEISRDGEYGNAHIFSFDTLKRIMSAPLLSFILSVALVLLDVHLPKFILDTFRYFGNLTTPLAMLFIGITIYSVNLKQFKFSIDMLVLFLGRFLISPMTAYILCVFSGTPSLMKKVFVIQAAMPAMTNTAVVSKNYNADYEYASINVVITTVSSMLIIPIYMLLLS; encoded by the coding sequence ATGGTAGTTTTAAACGCTTTAGAAAGTGTATTTAGTATTGTCTTGATGATTTCTACAGGATTTTTTTTATGTCATAAAGGATGGTTTAATGAAAATACCTCTAAACTTTTTTCCAAAATAGTATGTAATCTAGCTATTCCCTGCCTTATGATATCTCAATTTAATGAAAGTTTTGACAGACATAAATTGATTACTCTTGGCAGAGGACTATTTGTTCCATTTACATCTATGGCAATTTGTTATTTGATTGCTGTGGTAGTTTCTAAAATTATCAAAGTAAAAAGAGGACGAATAGGTGCCTTTAGATCCATGTTCTTTGTATCTAATTCTATATTTATTGGACTTCCAGTAAATATATCTTTATTTGGAACACAAAGTGTACCTGATGTTTTACTATATTACATAGCAAATACCGCTTTTTTTTGGACTATTGGCTCCTATGAAATAAGCAGAGATGGAGAATACGGGAATGCACATATATTTTCTTTTGATACACTGAAGAGAATTATGTCCGCCCCCCTTTTAAGCTTTATCCTGTCAGTTGCCCTGGTTTTATTGGATGTTCATCTTCCAAAATTTATCCTGGATACTTTCAGGTATTTCGGCAATTTAACTACCCCTTTAGCTATGCTATTTATAGGGATAACCATTTACTCTGTTAATTTGAAACAATTTAAATTTAGTATTGACATGTTAGTATTATTTTTAGGGAGATTTCTCATTTCACCAATGACAGCTTATATACTGTGTGTATTTTCAGGTACTCCTTCACTTATGAAGAAAGTATTTGTTATACAAGCTGCCATGCCAGCAATGACCAATACTGCTGTAGTTTCAAAGAACTATAATGCAGATTATGAATACGCATCTATAAATGTAGTAATAACCACAGTTTCCAGCATGTTGATTATTCCCATTTATATGCTGCTGTTAAGTTGA
- a CDS encoding penicillin-binding transpeptidase domain-containing protein, with protein MIFVKKKKHFNTTRYTTIIIIMLLIFSTIAGRLFFLQVVQGKQYMEQSNNRAIREIPEAAPRGDILDCKGNKLARSAQGYVLVYNQTDESDKTFFSTMDKVFKMLDENAQSQQDDFELKVNPFQFQFRSDDENTRNALEIKFKRDRGLNEAIEKKIKSKNEDISDDDLKTQVNKELLKISAEDTFKALLKEYKIPSGYSLEEQRRFMIIRDTLKMQSFSGYKPATIANNISKDTAFKFLQMLNELPGVDVNTQPIRSYPNKDLGSAFLGYISKIASNYEKYKDKGYDISSDYVGQGGLEAAFEDRLKGSKGGRIVKLNKNGRVLEELGSRDSYPGQTLQLTIDKDVQAAAEKSLDERMEELRQNAYGQERADTTNATRGAAVAINVNTGGIIALASRPGYDPNDFSTPGKLSTEAYNQYFNPNLDEFGREYIRARNITGNYPGKTEDEVLDILFPIDKSIKNNTTIRQDLYDIYPKPFYNYATQSLIPPGSTFKPMTAIAGLESGVITPYFSYYDNGTYNQGGRIVPFDLDGPNYWVNLTTAIQKSSNPYFMEVARLIREAFGDDTLAKYAWKFGLGIPSGSEEKPATGIEISENYGQVYNTVYNENTLANIYLQKTMSVLKSGVDDRGSSIVKMNLYDNEGDSAKVKSLKNEIKNLIKNSIKGGKNAFNKEKYKELFSKLTLEDPNNKKNISDKDIDNLIQSIYYITISDANAQLDVPANIENAAIGQGLNQFTPLQIANYIATLANGGTRYKLHLVDKFLDSDGNVIEQVKPEVLENTEVKSENIEAVKAGMEAVNEKGTASKAFADFPIKTAGKTGTATIVSQEHQTQIGRTDYAEYVGYAPLDKPEIAVYVVVFDGGMGSGSAYIAKDIYSAYFSKQLSTSTSSVNN; from the coding sequence ATGATATTTGTGAAAAAGAAAAAACATTTTAACACCACAAGGTATACTACTATTATAATAATTATGTTATTGATTTTTTCAACTATAGCTGGGAGACTTTTTTTCCTTCAGGTGGTACAGGGAAAACAATACATGGAACAATCAAATAACAGAGCTATAAGAGAAATACCTGAAGCTGCCCCTAGGGGAGATATTTTGGATTGTAAAGGAAATAAGCTTGCTAGAAGTGCTCAAGGTTATGTACTTGTGTATAACCAGACAGATGAAAGTGACAAAACTTTTTTTTCTACCATGGATAAGGTATTTAAAATGTTGGATGAAAATGCACAAAGTCAGCAGGATGATTTTGAACTTAAGGTGAATCCTTTTCAATTCCAATTTAGAAGTGATGATGAAAATACCCGAAATGCCCTAGAGATAAAATTTAAAAGAGATAGAGGATTAAATGAGGCCATAGAGAAAAAAATTAAAAGTAAAAATGAAGATATTTCAGATGATGATTTAAAAACACAGGTTAACAAAGAACTTTTAAAGATATCTGCAGAAGATACCTTTAAAGCACTGCTAAAGGAATATAAAATTCCAAGTGGGTATTCACTGGAGGAGCAGAGAAGATTCATGATTATAAGAGATACTTTAAAGATGCAGAGTTTTTCGGGCTATAAGCCAGCAACAATAGCAAATAATATAAGCAAAGATACCGCTTTTAAATTTTTACAGATGTTAAATGAACTTCCAGGGGTAGACGTAAATACCCAACCTATAAGGTCATATCCAAATAAGGATCTGGGTTCTGCTTTCTTAGGGTATATATCAAAAATAGCCTCCAACTATGAAAAATATAAAGACAAGGGATATGATATAAGCAGTGATTATGTGGGTCAGGGAGGACTTGAGGCAGCTTTTGAAGACAGATTAAAGGGCTCCAAGGGCGGCAGGATAGTAAAACTTAATAAAAATGGAAGGGTACTTGAAGAACTGGGCAGCAGGGATTCCTACCCTGGACAAACCCTGCAGCTTACCATAGACAAAGATGTACAAGCCGCGGCAGAAAAATCACTGGATGAGAGAATGGAAGAATTAAGACAAAATGCTTATGGCCAGGAAAGGGCTGATACCACAAATGCAACCAGAGGGGCAGCTGTAGCTATCAATGTAAATACAGGAGGTATAATAGCTCTTGCCAGCAGGCCAGGATATGATCCTAATGATTTTTCAACTCCTGGAAAACTTTCTACAGAAGCATACAACCAATATTTCAATCCCAATTTGGATGAATTTGGAAGAGAATATATAAGGGCAAGAAACATTACAGGCAATTACCCTGGAAAGACCGAGGACGAAGTGTTGGATATACTTTTTCCTATTGATAAAAGCATTAAAAACAATACTACCATAAGACAGGATCTATATGATATATACCCAAAGCCTTTTTATAATTACGCCACCCAGTCTCTAATACCTCCAGGTTCCACATTTAAACCCATGACTGCCATTGCAGGACTGGAAAGCGGTGTTATAACACCTTATTTCAGTTATTATGATAATGGCACTTATAATCAGGGAGGAAGAATTGTACCATTTGATTTGGATGGACCTAATTATTGGGTGAACCTTACAACTGCCATACAAAAATCAAGCAACCCTTATTTTATGGAGGTAGCAAGACTTATTAGAGAAGCTTTTGGAGATGATACCCTGGCTAAATATGCCTGGAAATTCGGACTTGGCATACCTTCAGGCAGTGAAGAAAAACCTGCTACAGGCATAGAAATTTCAGAAAATTATGGTCAGGTATATAATACTGTATATAATGAAAATACTCTTGCCAATATTTATCTTCAGAAGACTATGTCAGTACTTAAAAGTGGAGTAGATGACAGGGGCAGCAGCATAGTTAAAATGAATTTATACGATAATGAGGGTGATTCTGCCAAAGTTAAATCATTAAAAAATGAAATAAAAAATTTAATAAAGAATTCCATAAAAGGTGGAAAGAATGCCTTTAATAAAGAAAAGTACAAAGAACTATTTTCAAAACTCACATTAGAAGATCCAAATAACAAAAAAAATATCAGTGATAAAGATATAGATAATTTGATTCAGTCAATATACTACATAACTATTTCTGATGCCAATGCCCAGCTGGATGTGCCTGCCAATATAGAAAATGCAGCTATAGGACAGGGTTTAAACCAGTTTACCCCCCTTCAAATAGCAAACTATATTGCAACGTTAGCAAATGGGGGAACCAGATATAAGCTTCACCTTGTAGATAAATTTTTGGATTCTGATGGAAATGTTATTGAACAGGTTAAACCTGAAGTTCTTGAAAATACGGAAGTTAAATCTGAAAATATAGAGGCAGTTAAAGCGGGAATGGAAGCAGTTAATGAAAAGGGTACTGCATCTAAGGCTTTTGCAGACTTTCCTATAAAAACTGCTGGAAAGACAGGTACTGCAACTATAGTCAGCCAGGAACATCAAACTCAAATTGGAAGAACGGACTATGCAGAATATGTAGGTTATGCACCACTAGACAAACCTGAAATAGCCGTATATGTAGTGGTATTTGACGGAGGTATGGGATCTGGTTCTGCCTATATAGCAAAAGATATTTATTCTGCATATTTCAGCAAACAATTAAGCACCAGTACCAGTTCCGTAAATAATTAA
- a CDS encoding GDSL-type esterase/lipase family protein: MKIVCLGDSLTYGYGVRRREAWTTLLEEKFKIEVLNKGISGDTSAGMLSRLYSDVILEKPSHVIIMGGTNDFIWNLPVGQVMANITSIVFQSMGSNIKPLVGLSVPICVEAALDKWGFAGDFKNINRDLKELNNSLKNFCKNYNIKTIDFYSEFVKKDDGGKKEYYIDGIHLNPEGNKKMAHMILIK; this comes from the coding sequence ATGAAGATTGTTTGCCTTGGGGATAGTTTAACTTATGGTTATGGTGTTAGAAGAAGGGAAGCATGGACTACCTTGTTGGAGGAAAAATTTAAAATTGAAGTTTTAAACAAGGGCATATCTGGTGATACTTCTGCAGGTATGCTTTCCAGATTATACAGTGATGTAATACTTGAGAAACCATCCCATGTAATAATTATGGGGGGAACAAATGATTTTATATGGAATTTGCCAGTAGGACAGGTAATGGCAAATATAACTTCCATAGTTTTTCAAAGTATGGGTAGTAATATAAAACCTTTAGTAGGACTTTCTGTACCTATTTGTGTAGAAGCTGCTCTGGACAAATGGGGATTTGCCGGTGATTTTAAAAATATAAACAGGGACTTGAAAGAACTTAATAACTCTTTAAAAAACTTCTGTAAAAACTATAATATAAAAACCATTGATTTCTACAGTGAATTTGTAAAAAAAGATGATGGAGGAAAAAAAGAATATTATATAGATGGCATTCATTTGAACCCAGAGGGAAATAAAAAAATGGCTCATATGATCTTGATAAAATAA
- a CDS encoding YitT family protein produces the protein MKINTLFNKGNIKNTVFVIVGCLVSAIGVNMFLVTAKLLSGGVSGIAILIQYAFHISAGYTVLVANIPLLVLSYRKLNRRFTIYSIIGTFSLSLFLILTKNLSSIFKVQDTLLFSVYGGVLTGIGAGLAYSNHGSEGGMNIIVMLVKKKYDNFDVGQLGFIVNCIIVSLGMMINGIITALYTLMSMYIAAFVTDKVIHGLSRKKVLFVITDKEEEVFKYITTFMHPGATILNGKALTGRERKVIYCIVHISRLPQFKYWVQKIDRDALISIIDASEVDGRGFNSSIL, from the coding sequence GTGAAAATTAATACTCTATTTAATAAGGGAAATATAAAAAATACAGTTTTTGTCATAGTGGGGTGTTTAGTATCGGCTATTGGGGTAAATATGTTTTTGGTCACTGCAAAGTTACTTAGCGGAGGTGTGTCAGGTATAGCTATTTTAATACAATATGCTTTTCATATTTCTGCAGGGTATACTGTACTAGTGGCTAATATACCTTTGTTGGTTTTAAGTTATAGAAAATTAAACAGAAGATTTACCATATACAGCATAATTGGAACTTTTTCATTATCACTGTTCTTAATATTGACTAAAAATTTAAGCAGTATTTTTAAAGTACAGGATACACTGTTGTTCTCCGTATATGGAGGAGTATTGACTGGAATTGGAGCTGGACTTGCGTACTCAAACCATGGTTCAGAAGGCGGCATGAATATAATAGTAATGCTAGTTAAAAAGAAATATGATAATTTTGATGTAGGACAATTGGGCTTTATTGTAAATTGCATAATTGTATCTTTAGGTATGATGATAAATGGAATAATTACTGCATTATATACATTAATGAGTATGTATATAGCAGCTTTTGTCACAGATAAGGTAATTCACGGCCTATCAAGGAAAAAGGTATTGTTTGTAATTACAGATAAGGAGGAGGAAGTTTTTAAATATATAACTACCTTTATGCACCCCGGAGCTACAATATTAAATGGCAAGGCACTTACAGGCAGGGAAAGAAAAGTTATATATTGTATAGTACATATATCGAGACTGCCCCAGTTTAAATATTGGGTACAGAAAATAGACAGGGATGCTTTAATCTCAATAATAGATGCTTCAGAAGTAGATGGCAGGGGATTCAATTCAAGTATTTTATAA
- a CDS encoding CPBP family intramembrane glutamic endopeptidase produces MKIELARIKNEIVVFLLTTFVITFSMGILMFWVYKHLDKDIMSSFGLAQMLYPALVAIILIIIHEKDNIHRTLSNFFKIYIVLCILSIVVLISGIFIFPKYVSKVLNVLVYIFSVILFSLMVNNKDNCFEKINMVFQKNFKKVLILCLVFIGIQFLISIINGVAYGNFIESIKKSISILGFLPFNVLLSILISFVIFFGEELGWRGYLQPRLQILFGKRFGVIVLGVIWGIWHLPLCFMFYSPKTPVYCVIFHIFYCMFIGIFFGFAYMKTGNLWSVIIIHLINNSMALTSNNLSGIVFTPKSLVLNIIICGVVFLPFIFTKEYNGENLEKILLH; encoded by the coding sequence ATGAAAATAGAATTGGCTAGAATTAAAAATGAAATAGTAGTCTTTTTATTAACCACCTTTGTGATTACATTTTCCATGGGAATACTTATGTTTTGGGTGTACAAGCACCTTGATAAAGATATCATGTCAAGTTTTGGATTGGCACAGATGCTTTATCCTGCTTTAGTGGCTATTATATTAATAATTATTCATGAAAAAGATAATATACATAGAACCTTGAGTAATTTTTTTAAGATCTATATTGTTTTATGTATTTTGTCTATAGTTGTTTTAATTAGTGGAATTTTTATCTTTCCTAAGTATGTATCCAAAGTATTAAATGTACTGGTATATATATTTAGTGTCATTCTTTTTTCCTTAATGGTTAATAATAAAGATAATTGTTTTGAAAAAATCAATATGGTTTTTCAAAAGAATTTTAAGAAAGTCTTAATCTTATGTTTAGTATTTATAGGGATTCAATTTTTAATATCAATTATAAATGGAGTGGCTTATGGTAATTTTATTGAAAGTATAAAAAAGAGTATAAGTATTTTAGGATTTCTTCCTTTTAATGTACTGCTTAGTATTCTCATATCCTTTGTAATTTTTTTTGGAGAGGAACTGGGATGGAGGGGATATCTGCAGCCAAGGCTTCAAATTTTATTTGGAAAAAGATTTGGGGTCATAGTACTTGGAGTTATATGGGGAATATGGCATCTACCTCTTTGCTTTATGTTTTATAGCCCCAAGACTCCTGTTTACTGTGTAATATTTCATATTTTTTATTGTATGTTTATTGGAATTTTTTTTGGTTTTGCCTATATGAAAACAGGAAATCTTTGGTCGGTTATAATTATTCATTTAATAAATAATTCCATGGCGCTTACGAGTAATAATTTAAGTGGAATAGTATTTACACCTAAATCTTTAGTGTTGAATATAATTATCTGCGGCGTGGTATTTTTACCATTTATATTTACCAAAGAGTATAATGGGGAAAATTTGGAGAAAATATTGTTACATTAA
- a CDS encoding IS30 family transposase has product MYNFFTYEERLELQKYLKKSLSFKEISCKLDKNPTTISREVRKYYSEVATGYPGFPFNSCKNRFNCRMKKVCGKECSRKSDIYCKLCTSCNDNCSQFVEEICTARFRVPYVCNGCETIGKCTLLKNIYDAEHAHIKAYEAISKSRSGLCVSEDEISRLNKIISPLVQNGQSVNQIYINHKDELMCSEKTIYNYIDACLFDVRNIDLPRKVKFRERYKKPEFKVDKGCRIGRNYEAFGTFMDKNPDIAVVQMDSVIGSKGGKCLLTIHFVECSLMLAFLREANTSKSVIDVFNQLDSTLGKDLFSKLFPVILTDNGSEFSNPKSIEYRNTFPLLRTHVFYCDEGSPYQKGAIEVNHELIRRVLLKGTSFNQLTQDDINLMMNHINSYKRKKLNNRSPYETFSFYHGEEVLHKLGCAPVAPSDIMLKPALLKK; this is encoded by the coding sequence ATGTATAATTTTTTTACCTATGAAGAAAGACTTGAGTTGCAGAAATATCTGAAAAAAAGTCTTTCCTTTAAAGAAATCAGCTGCAAATTGGATAAAAATCCAACTACGATATCAAGAGAAGTACGTAAATACTATTCTGAAGTTGCCACCGGTTATCCTGGTTTCCCTTTTAATTCCTGTAAGAACCGTTTTAACTGTCGAATGAAAAAAGTCTGTGGCAAGGAATGCTCCAGAAAATCAGATATCTATTGTAAACTTTGCACTTCGTGCAATGACAACTGTTCTCAATTTGTAGAAGAGATCTGTACCGCCAGATTCAGAGTTCCCTACGTTTGTAACGGATGTGAAACGATTGGTAAATGTACACTTTTGAAGAATATTTACGATGCGGAGCATGCCCATATTAAAGCTTATGAAGCTATTTCAAAGTCACGAAGTGGCTTGTGTGTATCTGAAGATGAAATCAGCAGACTTAATAAGATTATTTCACCTCTGGTTCAAAATGGTCAGTCTGTGAATCAAATCTATATCAATCATAAGGATGAACTGATGTGCAGCGAAAAGACCATTTACAATTATATTGATGCATGCCTGTTTGATGTCAGGAACATTGATCTTCCCAGAAAAGTTAAGTTTCGTGAGCGATACAAAAAGCCTGAATTTAAAGTAGATAAAGGCTGCCGCATTGGTCGCAATTATGAAGCATTTGGAACTTTTATGGATAAGAATCCTGACATAGCAGTAGTACAAATGGATTCTGTCATTGGTAGTAAAGGAGGTAAATGTCTTTTAACTATTCATTTTGTAGAATGCAGTCTTATGCTTGCTTTTTTAAGAGAAGCAAACACATCAAAATCTGTGATTGATGTATTCAATCAACTTGATAGTACCCTTGGGAAAGACTTGTTTAGCAAACTATTTCCAGTTATTCTTACTGATAACGGAAGTGAATTTTCTAATCCCAAATCGATTGAATATAGGAATACATTTCCTTTGCTGCGTACGCATGTATTTTACTGTGATGAGGGAAGTCCCTATCAAAAAGGAGCTATTGAAGTAAATCATGAACTTATACGTCGTGTACTTCTAAAAGGAACGAGTTTTAATCAGCTTACACAGGATGATATTAATTTAATGATGAATCATATCAATTCCTACAAAAGAAAAAAGCTAAATAATCGTAGTCCCTACGAAACATTCAGCTTTTATCATGGAGAAGAAGTTTTACATAAGCTTGGATGTGCACCAGTTGCCCCCAGTGATATCATGTTAAAACCTGCTCTTCTCAAAAAATAA
- a CDS encoding helix-turn-helix transcriptional regulator, with protein sequence MNTNIKLNNRLKVARAELNISQGQLASMAGVSRQTISSIETGQYCPSAKLALILSKCLQKNFEDLFYLEEE encoded by the coding sequence TTGAACACTAATATAAAATTGAATAATCGTTTAAAGGTTGCACGTGCTGAACTTAATATTTCTCAAGGTCAGCTTGCCAGTATGGCTGGAGTAAGCCGTCAAACAATAAGTTCTATAGAAACAGGCCAATACTGCCCCAGTGCTAAATTAGCACTTATTCTTTCAAAATGCCTACAAAAAAATTTTGAAGATTTATTCTACTTGGAGGAGGAATAA
- a CDS encoding polysaccharide deacetylase family protein has translation MTKKNRRNKRIKILRNRCLFLLGAIAIFIISYKSYNYFHIHKIKSGKVISTDQLSTNKTYKNGSFKKAGENNSQSNDNKETNIKENTTKNKDNSTNKINLSNNVENDADGNVSSDGKQYAYDAQKVKDILDNNFESDGEKIAFLTFDDGPSTSVTPQILDTLKNYDVKATFFLIGQNIQTNERSKELVKQIFEDGHAIGNHTYSHNMRKLYPGNKLDVDYLMGEVEQTDTDIRNIVGQGFNTRILRLPGGYMSRVYYNDPNLNEFNERLKEKNMYSIDWNAYDFDAEGRWKNSEELLECVKESVGTKEKVVILMHDTYGKEETAKALPQIIEYLRTQGYEFKTIN, from the coding sequence ATGACGAAAAAAAATAGAAGAAATAAACGTATTAAAATTTTAAGAAATAGATGTCTGTTTTTGTTGGGGGCGATTGCAATTTTTATTATATCATATAAAAGTTATAATTATTTTCATATTCATAAGATAAAAAGTGGTAAAGTAATATCTACCGACCAATTGAGTACAAATAAAACTTATAAGAATGGATCTTTTAAAAAGGCTGGTGAAAATAATAGTCAATCAAATGACAATAAAGAAACTAATATTAAAGAAAATACAACTAAAAATAAAGACAATAGTACTAACAAGATTAATTTATCTAATAATGTAGAAAATGATGCTGATGGGAATGTATCAAGTGATGGAAAACAATATGCTTATGATGCACAAAAAGTAAAAGATATACTGGACAACAATTTTGAAAGTGATGGTGAAAAAATTGCATTTCTCACTTTTGATGATGGTCCATCTACTTCTGTAACACCGCAGATATTAGATACACTAAAAAATTATGATGTAAAAGCTACATTCTTTTTAATAGGACAAAATATACAAACAAATGAAAGAAGCAAAGAATTAGTAAAGCAAATATTTGAAGATGGACATGCTATTGGAAATCATACTTATTCTCACAACATGAGAAAATTATATCCTGGAAATAAGCTTGATGTAGATTATCTTATGGGAGAAGTTGAACAAACTGATACCGATATAAGAAATATTGTTGGACAAGGTTTCAATACAAGGATATTGAGACTTCCCGGAGGATATATGTCAAGGGTATATTACAATGATCCTAATTTAAATGAATTTAATGAAAGATTAAAAGAAAAAAATATGTATAGTATAGATTGGAACGCCTATGACTTTGACGCAGAAGGTAGATGGAAGAATTCAGAAGAGCTTTTGGAGTGTGTAAAGGAAAGTGTGGGAACAAAAGAAAAAGTAGTTATATTAATGCATGATACTTATGGCAAAGAAGAAACGGCTAAAGCATTGCCTCAAATTATAGAATATTTAAGAACTCAAGGATATGAATTTAAAACAATCAATTAA
- a CDS encoding alpha/beta-type small acid-soluble spore protein: MTRNSNNLVVPQAREALNRFKMESAREVGVNLKNGYNGDLTSREAGSIGGNMVKKMVEAYEQGLK, translated from the coding sequence ATGACACGTAACAGTAATAATTTGGTAGTTCCACAAGCTAGAGAAGCTCTAAATAGATTTAAAATGGAATCAGCTAGAGAGGTAGGAGTAAATCTAAAAAACGGATATAATGGAGATCTCACTTCAAGAGAAGCTGGCTCTATAGGTGGAAACATGGTTAAAAAAATGGTTGAAGCTTATGAGCAGGGACTAAAATAA
- a CDS encoding helix-turn-helix transcriptional regulator, translating into MKNSIKELRKEKNYRQEDLATALGVTRQTINAIENNKYDPSLSLAFKLASILGTTVDKLFEPDPTMLK; encoded by the coding sequence ATGAAAAATAGTATAAAAGAACTACGTAAAGAAAAAAACTATAGGCAAGAAGATTTAGCTACTGCATTAGGCGTCACAAGACAGACAATAAATGCAATCGAAAATAATAAATATGATCCAAGTCTATCGCTAGCCTTTAAACTGGCAAGTATACTTGGAACAACAGTAGATAAACTTTTTGAGCCTGATCCAACAATGCTAAAATAA
- a CDS encoding alpha/beta-type small acid-soluble spore protein, whose amino-acid sequence MTRNNKLVVPEAREALNRFKMESAKEVGVNLKDGYNGDLTAREAGSVGGNMVKKMIKAYEEDLK is encoded by the coding sequence ATGACACGTAACAATAAGTTAGTAGTCCCAGAAGCCAGAGAAGCCTTGAATAGGTTTAAGATGGAGTCAGCCAAAGAGGTTGGAGTAAATTTAAAAGATGGCTACAATGGAGATTTAACTGCCAGAGAAGCTGGTTCAGTGGGTGGAAACATGGTTAAGAAAATGATTAAAGCCTATGAAGAAGACTTAAAATAA
- a CDS encoding alpha/beta hydrolase, translating to MIYEISLIKILPDGILSLYFSNIKNLSIPTSSIHIPVRIYTPQIASKLPIIIYSHGSSWIGGSLNTHDNICRKLSQNTNAIVISVDYWLAPENPFPAGLNDVYAVLQWTYKNAESINGNSAHIALVGDSSGANLSAATSLIERDKDGSHIACQVLVYPSTNIFELNSRSWSYFANDFNLSMTDMQKYISLYVPKKEDRINPYASPLLAKNFKGLPDTLIITAEFDPVRDEGEAYAKKLKEAGVKVVVTRYKGVTHGFLLMNQITSESDKALNEISSYLQKEL from the coding sequence ATGATATACGAAATATCATTGATAAAGATTTTACCAGATGGAATACTGAGCCTATACTTTTCTAATATAAAAAACTTAAGTATACCTACATCGTCAATACATATACCAGTGCGTATATACACACCTCAAATTGCTAGTAAGCTTCCTATAATTATTTATTCTCATGGTAGCAGCTGGATTGGAGGAAGCCTCAATACTCATGACAATATTTGCAGAAAACTTTCACAAAATACGAACGCAATTGTGATATCTGTAGACTACTGGCTTGCTCCAGAAAATCCTTTTCCAGCTGGACTTAATGATGTATATGCTGTACTCCAATGGACTTATAAAAATGCAGAAAGTATAAATGGAAATTCGGCACATATAGCTCTTGTAGGAGACAGTTCAGGAGCAAATCTTTCTGCAGCAACTTCTTTAATAGAACGCGATAAAGATGGTTCCCATATAGCTTGCCAGGTATTAGTATACCCTTCTACAAACATATTTGAATTAAACAGTAGATCCTGGTCTTATTTTGCTAACGATTTTAATCTTTCGATGACAGATATGCAAAAGTATATCTCTTTGTATGTGCCAAAAAAAGAAGATAGAATTAATCCTTATGCATCTCCACTCTTAGCAAAAAATTTTAAAGGACTTCCTGATACACTTATAATAACAGCAGAATTTGATCCTGTAAGAGATGAAGGAGAAGCCTATGCTAAAAAATTAAAAGAAGCTGGTGTTAAGGTGGTTGTTACTCGATACAAAGGTGTAACCCATGGATTCTTATTAATGAATCAAATTACAAGTGAATCAGATAAAGCTCTGAATGAAATTTCCTCATATCTTCAAAAAGAACTTTAA